Part of the Lolium rigidum isolate FL_2022 chromosome 6, APGP_CSIRO_Lrig_0.1, whole genome shotgun sequence genome, CGGTGGCGCCGAACGGGTCGTGGAGCGCAGCGGCCGGCGCCAGGAAGTCGCCGCCGTCGTACGTGTACGCCTCGGCCTTCACGGCCGGCAGGGCGAaggggagcagcgacgacgacgggtgCGCGTGCGCGGGCGGCGGTGTCGGCGCGGGATGCGGCGAGAAGGACGGGGAGCGGGTGGAGGAGAAGGTTGCCGCGGCGGCGAGGCGCTTCTTGAGCTTGGTGTTCCAGTGGTTCTTGACGTCGTTGTCCGTGCGCCGCTCCAGCTTGGACGCGATGAGCGACCACCTGCGCATGGTTAAACGCCAGCGCGCGCGTGTCGGTCATGGCAGCCAGGAAACGGAAACGAAGGATGTCCTTGACTCCTTGTACTTACTTGCTTCCGATCTGGCTGTAGAGTGAGTAGATGagcgcgtcctcctcgtcggtgaagCCGCCGTGGCGGATGTCCGGGCGGAGGTAGTTGAGCCAGCGCAGGCGGCAGCTCTTGCCGCACCGCCGCAGACCTGCACAGCCGAGACAGGCATCCGTCAAGAACACGATCAAGCAACAATCCAAGGCACTGCACGGCACGGACGGTCAGAGAGAGAGCAGAGCGCACTCACCGGCTCTGTGCGGGAGGGTGATCCAGCTGCCGTTGTTGCCGTAGCGTCGCATGTAGTCGCGCAGcgcgtcgtcctcctccggcgaccacggcCCCCTCTTCACCGCCGCCCTGTCGCAGCACGGCGTCCTCCCCATCGACACACACACAAAGACAAGGACAGGGGAGAGGAGAGGACGCGAGCGACAGGAGGAAGAGGCGACTGGCAGTTGCTGTTGTGTTGTGtctgatgatgatcaagaagtaCACACGGCTGCTGCTACTTGTATCGACCTCGTCGTCGGTGAACACCAGAAGGCCTCTCGCCTGCAGGGAGAGTCTTTAAAAAACCGTGGAATCCATGGGGTGAAAAGAGCGTCGAGAAAAGCGGGCGCGGTTTCCCATTCCGATCTTTGATTCTCTGCTGCCGGAGCCGGAGCGGTTGTTGCTCTCTCTCTTTTACAGTGCCCTTTTGTAGGAGGGGATGGCCTACCACAGTACTTGCGCGAATAGACAGGGACGCGGGAGAGAACATGCTGGTCGTATGTACGCTACCCAACCAGCATTGCTGATTCTCCTGCCAGGTGCTGTTTTTTACCTGCCTTTTTCCCCGCTCCTCACGCGTTACTTGTTTTTTTTACCGCTGTTTCGTGAATAAGGGTTTGTGGAAAAAAATAAGGTTTGTTGGTGCTTTTCTACTGCGCAGTGAAGTTCCCTTGAAAAAAAAAGATCCCTTGCAGATGGATGACATGCAGTATGCCAGTATAGCCGTGCAGGTCCAACGGACGCTATGTCACGCTCCTGGCCATCTCCAATACGGTGACGCATTTCGGCCGCACGCGTCTAAAGCACGGCGCGGTTCAAAGCAGCGACATTAACGCACTTTTGTTCACATGCCTAGCTGTTAGCGGTGAATTAAAGCCGGTCCAAATTTGTCGCTGCTTTGTGTGGTCACGAACGAAGACGGACAGATGGCGTGTCTTCGCGCGTCCGCATGTTCTCTCCCTAGAGCCACATGTCGGTGGCACAGCTAAAGCGGCCAGTCATTTTAATTGGGACCGGGAGGGGGCATGTCGTCACCACGCACACATCCCCACTCCCACCCCCACTTGCACTCCGTCGATGTAAGCACACCACCATGGCTTATTCGAAGAAGCTACGGGGACACACGACAACTAGGCCGGGTACTCCCGCTGGGACCGCCTTCACCCTATTGCTGTCGGGCGGCTGGCGCAACCACACTTATGTGACGATGGCGTTTGGGAGGCCGACTCCACGATGTCGTGGCCAGATGTCAACTGGCCAACTAGTGGCATCTAAGCATGGATCAGGTGTCAATCCCGCCTATGCCGGCACCCGGCCGCGCTGCTCCTGCTAGACCTTTGTGACGACCTGACGTTCGTGGAGGGGTCCCGCAATTGGGACCCCTAGTTCACGATCGACCATGACACAAGCCGACACACATAATTCACGCCGTGGGCGCCAACACATGAGGCCCCGTCCGCCGACATCGCCATGGTCATCAAGGAGGAGACGAGCGACATGGTGAATGGGCCAGTGCGACCACACTACTAcaggtggaggaggacgacggggaactCCAGACCAACATCGAGCCTTGGACCTCCAGGAATTCGCGGCGTGTTCGCACCTCGTCGAGGTGCTTTGTGCTCGAGGCCAGCCAGTAAGGAAGCTGAGACCGCATCCTTACTCAAGATGGTGCGGGAGCAGGAGGAGGACACCATGTGTGACATCGTGTGGGAGGAGGAGCGCCACACGGCACGCTTCTGGGAGGCACAACAAGGGGAGGAGCAGGCTCACGCTACGGTGGCCCAGCAGGAGGCTGAGGCTGTACAGGAAACAGAGGCCAGCTACCCTGCAGCATCCGCACTCCCAGTGGGAGGTGTGGCACTCTGCTTGCCATGGGCCAAATAGTCGGCGGGGTCAGCGAAGTCTAGCCGCAACAGCCGCACCCCTTTCGCACCCGTTGCCATCAAGGTCGAGAACGACGATGACAACAATGACTAGGCATATGCACGCCGGCATCGAGCGACGATATTGCCAAACCCTAGCTTAAGATTTGCTTTGTATTGTTGGGGATGGCCTTGGTTCCTCCTGACTACATAAGCACACTAGGACATGTTACTATTTTTTTCCCGTGATCACGGTACCTCAGTACACATCGCTTTCCACATAGGATTTCATTCCGTGAGCGACCCAGATGCATCCCTGCAAGATATATATTAGATCATGATCGAGATGCATCGTGAACGAGACGGGTCCAAGCAATGTCATGACCATCTTTTGTGGCTCATCATGAGCCCAGAAACCATGTTCATCTTAGAAAATCCTCGGCCATGATAGCACCACGCAGCTCAGTCACAGCATTTCGTCACCGATATCTTCTTCGTTTTGAAGAATCGGACCCGTGACCCACACATCGTCCATGAAAGACCATGATCAAAGAAAGGGCGTACTCATGGGATTTGCTTTTGGGATCGCTGCCCAGAAAGGAAAAAAGGCGGTTCCCAAACAAGAAGGAACAGTCAGTGCGGCAAAGATAACAAAGTGGAAAAATATGGGCTCGCTCGCTCATGGACGGCGACCGTGGAGACACGAGATGGGCTTTCCTGGTTTGGGACGGTACCTACAAGCTTAGGCAAAGTCTGGTCAAGCCTGATCGGTGAAGGATAAGGCCTTGTGATACTTTTTGGGCTGCGCAAACGGCCTCTCGTGTCCACTCGTCTGTTTGAGCAAGTACATACGGTGTGCATATATGGAACATGGtggcatgtgaacccactttttgaaaagtttCATTTGTGATGTTAAAatatgttttaaaaatcgaaacacaaaatgattttccagatgatctcaaatatgtgccctgaacatgagtttcgtgacgaaaaaaccttttattttgtctcagcaaaaaagtgaaattttgcagggctatatagcagtatatatgtgacgtattttgtcttttttagattctgaaataaaagtggtttctccgcgaaaaatttctacgcacacatgaaacatgcgtacgtacccggatatttttattttaaatttttttaacatttgaaaaatgcatttccaactaggATTCACATACACCCAggttcaaaccggacttttccaCATACTATAGTGCTTCTTCCACTCATTGAGACGATACCATGTAATAAATCAGGGAGCTGTTTCGGCAATATTAGTGGGGAGGAATATGATATTTGTCTACTTATTACTCCTTCATTCACTAATATAATATATTTTAGCTTTTTATACATTTAACATATTTTTAGtatgtatctagtctacttttagTGTGTAGTCGTGTGTATCTAGTTCACTATAAAATATCTAAAAGCGTCTCATATTTATGAAAAGATGGAGTATTATGTAATGTGGACACATCAGGGCTGATTTACAAATGTTTTGGTTGAATGTGAAAGGTTCCACAAGTGACTTTCCCATGTCCATTCATTCATAGTAGGAAACTAGCTATAGGTGTGATGCTATTTTGTGGCGCATCAGTTTTGCGTGCGTCAcaggtgcaccacagaaatatgGTGGACCCACCTCCAGCCAGGTCCAataattggtttcactatttctgtggcgcacagcaccacgtgcgccacagaaataagacattttgtggcgcaccttgctttctgtggcgcaccagcccatgtgcgccacagaaaattcacatttctgtggcgcacatgagctCCATGCGTCACAGAAGTTTTTCTGCTCCCGACACAACTCCACATCAccgccccccgtggatcgcctttttgatGTTTGTAGAAtacaaaataaatagatagaaatttcaaaaaataaaatccttcgaggtgcccatgtattatgtcactagtaccactgaaaattaacaaacataaatttcgacttttttgcaaaattgtgttgcaaaatcatcaaactggatttgtgGTTGCATATGAACTCAAAAAAAAacacacaatatatcaaaatgaccaggaggaaattctacatccgaattctcCCGGGTTTAATCGGTTAGCCAATTTTAgaatttccaaattcgaaaagagtaaaaagatatggcaaagtcaagattttttactacaaaaatagaaaataaaaaaaaatctgtggcgcaccaagtgcacatgcgccacagaattctggtgctgaaatttgaatttcggtggcgtccttctcctcctccacttctccttcttatcctcctccacttctccttctccctTTTCTCCCTTCTCCtttttctcctcccttcttctcccttctcctcctccccccttcttctccctcctccttctccacCCACACCCGacgaactcctcctcctccggcgagcacctcctcctccggtggcctcctcctccagcgaccaccacctcctcctccttcggcgaccaccaccaccaccacctccccctcctcctccaccaccacctcctcctccacccacctccacctcctcttcCACCAACAacatccggccggcctcctctccctcctcctccacccactccACCCACCGAATCACCCACCTCCGGccggaatttttttaaaaaaaatccggCGAAATTCCGGCGGCCACAGATCTTGATCTAGATTTGGCCGCCATTTttttaattcaaaaaaaattctgtggcgcaccaccgctcggtgcgccacataaaGTTTTCCTTGACGCACGCCCGCccgatgcgccacaaaaataatattttctgtggcgcataggtccgtgcgccatagaattcttatttttgtggcgagaattctgtggcgcaccgcccatgcgccacagaatgtggtttttggtgcgccactaatgagtCTTTTATCTATTGGGATTGTATGATCACCCAAATTTGTCCAACTACTATTTTCTACCAAATTTTTATGAGTAGTTTAGTGCTTATATATATGAGATTGTTGGTTACATGCATGTCTTGCTGCGTAAATCTCAGAAATAATTTTCTGTTTTATCCTTATAACATGGGTGGAATTTTGATTTGAAGCACTCCTTAGTATGCAGCCATAGATGTGGGCTGCATCAATGATGCATGTCGAACTTCATCAGATGATACTCCACCTGGTTATATCCTTGTTATGGTTGTGTGCTCCTTTATGGGGAACTAGAAGCATAACCCGCGAGCTATAGAGGGAACTCTTTATTAACTCTATTGTCAGTATGAAAGTGTATAAGACGCATGAAAAATTAAGTTGTGTGCATGAATTTGCAAGATCTGATCGGTCGCATTAGTCAAGGAGTGACTTTAATCGACGTGAAATGGTTATCTGTTTGACCAACTAAAGATTGTTATAAATGTACTTGATTGATGTTGGATGCTAATTTATTAAAGCCATATATAGCATGAATTCGGGTGAAGAAAGTGATGGTGTTCATAGTTACATGAATATATATTGGATGCAAATTACCATGTAAATTATTCGTCACGCAGAAAACATTTCATGCTCTAAATATGAGAGCATCTGATCACAGCAAGTCAAGCATTTTGAACTATAGTTTTATCACTTGACATTTGGCTGCAAGTAGTACAACTCAGGATTTTTGACCGGACATGATATTGTAAGGTGCTGAAACTTTCGGACCCTCGGCTGGAAACTATGGGCATGTATCACCTTACGTCCTCGTACGGTTGTACCTCGCTACTGATCGGACAATGAACTGCTAGCACGTCCTGCTAAGCAACTGGATTTTCCATCATGACCATCCTTTGCTATCATAGAGTTTTTCTCCGAGGTCAAGATATATCATGACCATCCATTGGAGCTTTTGTACAGCTCAAAATCGGCAGTAAAAGGAGAAGATTTTTGATAGGCTCAAAGCCTAGAACATGCATGGAGGAGAAGGACAAATCTGACCTAGAATGCCTAAAATGGATTCCTATGAATATTAATAGAGATTAGATCAAACCACCGATCAACCGAGATCTGTATTGTTGGAATCAACCCTGCAATCTCGACATATGCCAACCACATCGCCGGAACCCGGGTTGAGAAAATTAACTGTGTCGCCGAATGCACACTGCCGCTCTAGCGATATTCATCCTAGTAGTACTTTGCGCGGTTctgtgtcacatcccgaaattttttaaattgtggaatgtaaaataaaaataaatttaatgcttgattgtttgaacttgattgaaaattcacaaagaattaattttttttaaatttatttaCAAGTAAATTCCAAAATGAGGttttcaaagacttttggtttcaaagtattttcaaaatcaaacaaagCTTGgctttcaaggttttcaaatccttaatggattttttatttgagaaaaacaaaaccgagaaaactctatttgcaaaGTAATGCCCAAGTAGCCATATAGGCCAATTGTATAAAATGATTATTTTATTTTCCCAAATGGATATTAAACAGGTCACCTAgtgtcctaaaacactattttgatttttgcAAACTTGTTCGGTTTGCATATGTTGAAACTATCGTATATAGCCATAATAATGGCATAATAGtaataaaatgatataaaataataatttataaaatttaagtCTTTATGCTGTCCTATACtgagaaaaataattttttaaaacttataaAAATTTGTTTCACTCAAATCGAAGTTACGAAACTTTTTTTATAAAATAAGCaagtaaaaagaaaaaaggaaaaaaacacgaGGTGGATCGGGCCGGCCAGCTGCCTCTCGGCCCAACGTGCGAGCGGCAGCCAGCCAGCCGCCGGTCGGCCCAGCGCCCCCAGCCCACCCGGCCTCCCCTGGCGCCAGCCCACCCGGCCAGCCAGCCAGGCCGCCTCCACCCGGCCCAACTCGCCTCCCCTGCcccattttcctttttttttttctttccagcCCAGCTTCCCAGCCTTCgccctttcctttttctttctgggCCGAATTTTCTGGGTCTATCTACCTGCTCCGAAATTTGACTACATTTTAATCCCACCTCACCTCCTTAAGTGAAATTTCCCAAACCTATAGCCTATATAATGACCTCTAGGGCATAGGTAAATTCACTAAATCGGGTTAAGCCATTTATTTTGATTTAACTAGATTAATAAAAAAAAATTTGCGGGATTTCTTGGATATATTCTTCTGAAGATTTTTCTCGCGCTACCAAAGGTACTCCACGTATCTCTCTTTTCTATTCCTCGTTTGTATTTTCATAGAATACCATTTTTAGTATATTTGACGTAGAGAATCCATTTTGGTGATAATATTTCTGTTCCGGAGTTCGCCGCTGCCACCGTCTTTTATCCTCGATGCCGGCGACAGAGCAAACCGAACGTCTTGCACACCACGAAGATCGCCGGAGAGCCACCATCGACCACATCCGAGATCGCCGTCATTAtcgggctgctgctgctggtacgCCGCTACTTTCCCATGTCGTTGGATGTGTAGCGCATGTGACCGTGATTAGACAAAATGTTGAACCAATGCCCTATGCCCTTTGTCAcggtgttttttttcctttttctacgTGTGACCATCCATCCATCATGTTAGCTAGTTTGTACTAGCTCAAACTTTGAAATTCCATAACAACAGATCTATGGCTCCGTTTTAGATGATTTCTCTGACGCTTGAGTTTGAAATTAAATTTTACAAttttcgtgtaggaagtttttctatccgagcaacttgttcggataaCTTTTTGGACACCGTTAGAACTTAACCGCGAATTATAAAATCCATACCTTCAGTTCTACACGTCGGTTTTCGACAAATTTTATatcgttggaatcagtaaaatgcgtAGATCATTTTAGACATTTTGCATGTCGGTTTAGCACACTTTGTTTTCGCGGTATTTCTATGGTCCGCGATTTCGTTCTTCGAATATGAATATCGTTTAGACACATTCATCATATTCCATACCCACCTCTCTCCAAAACATATTATCCTAGTCCATATTATTGAAAGAACAATTGATTTATTGAGTAAAAGTGTtacatgtcctagtttagattttaccttgctttagtaggggGAGATACTCTACCCTATATCACATGTGTTGAACATTTGTTATCTATTAGGCTCCGTgaaccaaatcccgatatcaCTCATGCCTATATAACCTCATGCCATTCAATCATTCCACTTAGTTTGCAATATTCAATTTTaaaatgagttatttgagtagttcaatatatcgTTAGCTCATACCCAATGCTATGTGCGATCTTGTTctactttgataagtgttgtcTCACTATGTCAAATGACATTTGAGACTAGTTGAATGCTTCAAAGAAACATTTAAACCATTGACATGACCATATCTTCCAAATCCAACCCTGGTCCAAGTTAATCCTTTTGTCCAAGAAAATTTTGAGGCCAAGCAGCCACCATCATTCTAAATATCATTCATACATATTCAACCATATGCCCACTTAATATTATTGGCTTAtactgaactattcaatttacaaatgggttaattgagtaattcaatatatcacaaatccatacccaagcctatgtgtaaattatactattttgagtaattgttgtcataCTGTTGTTGTACTATTTGTCAcctatgtgattcaattcacatgagtcgttccaaattcttttcat contains:
- the LOC124659010 gene encoding transcription factor RAX2-like, with product MGRTPCCDRAAVKRGPWSPEEDDALRDYMRRYGNNGSWITLPHRAGLRRCGKSCRLRWLNYLRPDIRHGGFTDEEDALIYSLYSQIGSKWSLIASKLERRTDNDVKNHWNTKLKKRLAAAATFSSTRSPSFSPHPAPTPPPAHAHPSSSLLPFALPAVKAEAYTYDGGDFLAPAAALHDPFGATEGSTSASLSAASSGSNWSSAVDNGPADAGGGGFFADFCTAAASDLAAADQFLTGFYYPLDPTVSLV